From Triticum aestivum cultivar Chinese Spring chromosome 4A, IWGSC CS RefSeq v2.1, whole genome shotgun sequence, a single genomic window includes:
- the LOC123083707 gene encoding monooxygenase 2-like, with protein MGENVTAPWRKGENYRIKVEPGKEANIPEHNSFSPNPTRPCTGTTPDTVPDGDAEESVAKMRRLVLARLTAAKIPAEALDVVERSKMSEVVLLPLRFRSPLALVQGSICRGGVCVAGDAFHPMTPELGQGGCAALEDGVVLARCLGEAFAVGGHGNAEAALEKYAKERRWRAIRLVTAAYVVGFVQQSSNPAIKFLREKFLSGLLARVMVDMADYDCGKL; from the exons ATGGGCGAGAATGTTACAGCCCCTTGGCGCAAAGGAGAAAATTACAGAATTAAAGTGGAGCCTGGCAAAGAGGCGAATATCCCTGAACATAACTCCTTCAG TCCTAATCCGACACGTCCGTGTACTGGAACTACACCTGATACCGTCCCGGACGGGGACGCGGAGGAGAGCGTGGCCAAGATGCGACGGCTCGTGCTGGCCAGGCTGACGGCCGCCAAGATCCCGGCGGAGGCGCTGGACGTGGTGGAGCGAAGCAAGATGAGCGAGGTGGTGTTGTTGCCGCTGCGGTTCCGGTCGCCGCTGGCGCTGGTCCAAGGCAGCATTTGCAGGGGTGGCGTGTGTGTGGCCGGCGACGCGTTCCACCCGATGACCCCGGAGCTCGGGCAGGGCGGCTGCGCGGCGCTGGAGGATGGTGTCGTCCTCGCCCGGTGCCTCGGAGAGGCCTTCGCCGTTGGCGGGCACGGGAACGCTGAGGCGGCCCTGGAGAAGTACGCCAAGGAGCGGAGGTGGCGGGCCATCCGGCTGGTCACTGCCGCGTACGTCGTCGGCTTCGTGCAGCAGAGCAGCAACCCGGCGATCAAGTTCCTCCGAGAAAAGTTCCTGTCGGGATTGCTGGCAAGAGTGATGGTCGACATGGCCGACTACGACTGCGGGAAGCTCTAG